The proteins below come from a single Rickettsia typhi str. Wilmington genomic window:
- a CDS encoding DUF2335 domain-containing protein, translating to MKETKRFFNKNNRLNKGYAKTFSINEPDNNFYRKKFEHILPPIDLISEYENIYPGTLQELMHMAQKEQAHKHAIDLKHLKIQERIAKLTRICLLIFGIGLVVLIYLKLFK from the coding sequence ATGAAAGAGACAAAACGTTTTTTTAATAAAAATAACAGATTAAATAAAGGTTATGCTAAGACTTTTAGTATCAATGAGCCTGATAATAATTTTTATCGTAAAAAATTTGAACATATATTACCACCAATCGATTTAATTAGTGAATATGAAAATATTTATCCTGGCACTTTACAAGAATTAATGCATATGGCACAAAAAGAACAAGCACATAAGCATGCGATAGATCTAAAACACTTAAAAATACAGGAAAGAATCGCTAAATTAACACGCATCTGTTTATTAATATTTGGAATTGGTCTTGTAGTTTTAATTTATTTAAAACTTTTTAAATAA
- a CDS encoding biotin--[acetyl-CoA-carboxylase] ligase, giving the protein MNIGKFKLIVFDEIDSTSSEAMRIAKHNKVYADYAIFAKSQTSGRGRSGKNWQSRSGNLHVSLLIRPEKELELLPQLSFVTALAVYNTILSCVLCVGSNQLINNFNAMSVCAQNYSIQLKWPNDVLMNGRKIAGILLESVKVDNNYYLIIGIGINITYHPENIDQPTTSLITENIIHVVPQALLKILIQNFEKYYQIWQNNGFSFIRKKWIEHAYKLYENINIKYQNGIVTGLFKDIDNTGRIILQLNSQKIISFSTVEFYF; this is encoded by the coding sequence ATGAACATCGGTAAATTTAAGCTAATTGTTTTTGATGAAATAGACAGTACCAGCTCTGAAGCTATGAGAATTGCAAAGCATAATAAAGTTTATGCAGATTATGCAATATTTGCTAAATCTCAAACTAGCGGACGTGGAAGAAGCGGGAAAAACTGGCAGTCTAGGTCAGGTAACTTGCATGTAAGTTTACTAATAAGGCCTGAGAAAGAGCTAGAATTACTGCCGCAATTGTCTTTCGTTACGGCACTTGCAGTTTATAATACTATATTATCCTGTGTCCTTTGTGTTGGATCTAATCAATTAATAAATAATTTCAATGCAATGTCAGTGTGTGCACAGAATTACAGTATACAACTAAAATGGCCTAATGATGTTTTGATGAATGGTCGGAAAATTGCTGGTATTCTTCTTGAATCAGTTAAAGTGGATAATAATTATTACCTTATTATCGGTATTGGTATTAATATCACTTATCATCCTGAGAATATCGATCAACCTACTACTAGCTTAATAACTGAAAATATAATACATGTAGTGCCACAAGCTTTACTTAAGATATTAATACAAAACTTTGAAAAGTACTATCAAATTTGGCAAAATAATGGTTTTTCTTTTATTAGAAAAAAATGGATAGAACATGCTTATAAGTTATATGAAAATATCAATATTAAATATCAAAATGGTATAGTAACCGGTCTTTTTAAAGATATTGATAATACTGGCAGAATCATATTGCAACTAAATTCTCAAAAAATAATCTCTTTTTCTACTGTTGAGTTTTATTTTTAG